One Aegilops tauschii subsp. strangulata cultivar AL8/78 chromosome 7, Aet v6.0, whole genome shotgun sequence genomic window carries:
- the LOC109782979 gene encoding glucomannan 4-beta-mannosyltransferase 9-like, which produces MRVVSMLTMARAAWLVLRYTVVVPLLQLAIYLCAAMSLMLFAERLYMGLVVTVLWLNRRYRNRNQRNKGDDNNLESDDADRPMVLVQIPMFNEKQVYRVSIGAACGLWWPADKLVIQVLDDSTDAGIRSLVEAECRRWAGKGVHIRYENRSNRSGYKAGALREGLKKQYVKECEFVAVLDADFQPNGDFLRHTVPVLQADPAVALVQARWRFVNADECILTRMQEMSLDYHFSVEQEVGSACHGFFSFNGTAGVWRVHALADAGGWKGRTTVEDMDLAVRASMRGWRFVYAGDVQVRSQLPSSFKAYRYQQHRWSCGPANLMRKMFWEIVANRQVSAWKKLHVLYAFFLVRKVVAHLVTFLLYCVVIPAYVLVGGQDVWLPQYVPMYVSAVLTLLNAACTPRSCHLLVFWIPFENVMSMHRSKATIIGLLEASRANEWVVTEKLGGSTTSTPAAATTTMAKKKKKKKSSSSFLAPEIVMGLFLLYCTLYDMVFGHDHLYAYLLMHSAAAFVIGFGYVGSQ; this is translated from the exons ATGAGGGTTGTGAGCATGTTGACAATGGCTCGTGCGGCGTGGCTGGTGCTGCGGTACACGGTGGTGGTGCCCCTGCTGCAGCTGGCCATCTACCTCTGCGCCGCCATGTCCCTCATGCTCTTTGCCGAACGCCTCTACATGGGCCTCGTTGTGACCGTGCTCTGGCTCAACCGCCGATACCGTAACCGTAACCAAAGGAACAAGGGCGACGACAACAATCTGGAGAGCGATGACGCAGACCGACCCATGGTCCTGGTCCAGATCCCCATGTTCAACGAGAAGCAG GTGTACCGTGTTTCCATCGGCGCGGCTTGCGGCCTGTGGTGGCCGGCCGACAAGCTGGTGATCCAGGTGCTGGACGACTCCACGGACGCCGGCATCCGGTCCCTGGTGGAGGCCGAGTGCCGACGGTGGGCAGGCAAGGGGGTGCACATCCGGTACGAGAACCGCAGCAACCGGAGCGGCTACAAGGCGGGCGCCCTGCGGGAGGGCCTGAAGAAGCAGTACGTAAAAGAGTGCGAGTTCGTGGCCGTCTTGGACGCTGACTTCCAGCCGAACGGCGACTTCCTCCGGCACACTGTCCCCGTGCTCCAGGCGGACCCGGCCGTGGCGCTGGTGCAGGCGCGGTGGCGGTTCGTGAACGCGGACGAGTGCATCCTCACCCGCATGCAGGAGATGTCGCTGGACTACCACTTTTCAGTGGAGCAGGAGGTCGGGTCGGCCTGCCATGGCTTCTTCAGCTTCAACGGCACCGCCGGGGTGTGGCGGGTGCACGCCCTGGCCGACGCGGGGGGCTGGAAGGGCCGCACCACCGTGGAGGATATGGACCTGGCCGTCAGGGCGTCCATGCGGGGCTGGAGGTTCGTCTACGCCGGCGACGTGCAGGTGCGCAGCCAGCTACCCAGCAGCTTCAAGGCGTACCGTTACCAGCAGCACCGGTGGTCGTGTGGGCCGGCAAACCTCATGCGCAAGATGTTCTGGGAGATCGTCGCCAACAGGCAGGTGTCGGCGTGGAAGAAGCTCCACGTGCTCTACGCCTTCTTCTTGGTCAGGAAGGTGGTGGCGCATCTGGTGACCTTCCTGTTGTACTGCGTCGTCATCCCCGCCTACGTGCTCGTCGGCGGCCAGGACGTGTGGCTCCCACAGTACGTGCCCATGTACGTGTCGGCCGTCCTCACCCTGCTCAACGCCGCGTGCACCCCGAGGTCCTGCCACCTGCTCGTCTTCTGGATCCCCTTCGAGAACGTCATGTCCATGCACCGCTCCAAGGCCACCATCATCGGGCTCCTCGAGGCCAGCCGCGCAAACGAGTGGGTCGTCACCGAGAAGCTTGGCGGCTCCACGACCTCCACTcctgctgccgccaccaccaccatggccaagaagaagaagaagaagaagagcagcagcagcttccTGGCGCCGGAGATCGTCATGGGGCTCTTCCTGCTCTACTGCACTCTCTACGACATGGTCTTCGGCCACGACCACTTGTATGCCTACCTCCTCATGCACTCCGCCGCCGCCTTCGTCATCGGATTCGGCTACGTCGGCTCCCAATGA